The following proteins come from a genomic window of Melospiza melodia melodia isolate bMelMel2 unplaced genomic scaffold, bMelMel2.pri scaffold_32, whole genome shotgun sequence:
- the LOC134434192 gene encoding nucleotide exchange factor SIL1-like, which translates to MKESEKAERKAREKEVRKKFRPIEQLKEEFEKLNMKIETDYEIMVKLISKFNSSASMLDEKVAALYDLEYYVHQVTRMPQ; encoded by the exons ATGAAGGAAAGTGAGAAGGCAGAAAGGAAG gcCCGAGAGAAAGAGGTGAGGAAGAAGTTCCGGCCCATAGAGCAACTAAAGGAGGAGTTTGAAAAGCTGAACATGAAGATAGAAACAGATTATGAAATTATGGTTAAATTAATCAGCAAATTCAACAGCTCTGCCTCCATGCTGGATGAGAAAGTCGCGGCGCTTTATGATCTCGAATATTATGTTCACCAGGTAACAAGAATGCCTCAGTAA